The bacterium nucleotide sequence ATTGCAATAGAGTTATTGATTATACGGACTTCATAGATGATGAGATAGAACTTCTTGAGCGGACTGAAAAAGAGCTTTCAAAGAAATATAATTTTAAAATAACAAATCATCTTATTCAGTTTTATGGGTTATGTGAAAAATGTCAAAAGAAGAGGAGGTGATTAAAATGCCAGGTGGAGACGGAACAGGTCCAGGAGGAATGGGTCCAATGACAGGCAGAGCAGCAGGTTACTGCGCTGGTTACTCAGTGCCGGGTTATATGAATCCAATCGCAGGAAGAGGCCGCTTCGGTTATGACCTTGGTTTGGGTGGAGGTCGTGGTTTCGGCAGAGGTCGCGGCTTGGGACGAGGTTTTGGACTGCGTGGAGCTGCTTATGGTGGAGGCTATCCATATGCTCAGGAGATTACTCCTCAACAGGAAACAGATATGCTGAAAGAGCAGTCTAAAGCTATAGGAGAAGAACTGGAGGCCATTAATAAGCGAATCAGCGAGTTGAAATCAGCAGCCAAGGAGAGTAAATAGCTGATTGAGGAAGGTAAGTAGGGATAGATATATTATCGGTGTCTATCCCTGCTTATGTCAAATTAAGAAAGGATAGTGTGTTATGCCTACTTATGAATATGAGTATTTAATATGAAAACCTATTTAGATTGTATTCCCTGCTTTTTTAGACAAGCTCTTGATATGACAAGAATCACAGGTGTGGACGAAACTACACAAAAGAAAGTATTAAATGAGGTCTCTAAATTAATTCCCGATTTTCCATTGGATGCAAGTCCACCCAAAATGGGGAGGGAAATATATCGGATTGTAAAGGGAATAACAGGCAAAGATGACCCTTTTAAAAAGATTAAACAAAAAAGCAATAAACTAGTTTTAGATATTTACCTGAAGTTAAAGGAAAAGATTAGAAGTTCAGATGATAAGCTTTTAGCAGCGGTAGAGTTAGCCATTGCTGGTAATGTGATAGATTATGGAGTCAAGAACTCTCTGGATATTGACAAAGAGATAGAAAAGATTCTTGCCAAAGATTTTGCTGGATATAGAAAGGGTTCTAAATGCAACTTTGATTATCAGGAATTTAAGGATGTATTGAATAATGCTGGATCTGTTCTCTATCTGGGGGATAATGCTGGAGAGATTGTTTTTGACAAACTTCTAATTGAAGAATTAATCAAAATCTCATCAGATATAAAGATTGTCTACGCAGTAAGAGATAAGCCGGTTATTAATGATGTTTTGATAGAGGATGCTGTCAGCTGTGGTTTAGATAAAATAGTAGATGTCATATCAAGCGGCTGTGATGCTCCGGGTACTATTCTGGATCTTTGTTCAAAAGACTTTCTTGAGCTTTATAAGAATGCAGAACTAGTTATTAGCAAAGGTCAGGGAAATTTTGAGACATTAGCAGATGGGAACAGAGCGATATTTTTTCTATTTAAAGTGAAATGTCCAGTGATTGCAAGTCACACTGGTTTTAATCTGGGTGATATAGTTCTTAAAAAGGTATAATTATGAGAGAAAAAACAACTCAAGAAATACAGCAGGAAAAAAGATTAAAGGATAATATGAACAGGATAAAGCATAAGTTAATTGTCATCAGCGGAAAAGGAGGAGTTGGGAAAACCACAGTAGCAGTTAACCTTGCTTATGGCTTAGCAATGAGTGGGCACAAGGTTGGAATATTAGATGTGGATATTCATGGCCCGAATATCGCTAAGATGCTGGGTGTTGAGGGATCAAAATTAGCTGGCTCTCAATCAGGATGGATAGAGCCAATAGAAGTTTTACCCAATCTTAAGGCAGTGAGTATAGCATTTATGATTGACAGCCCTGATAAGCCTATTATTTGGCGGGGACCGCTTAAAATGATTACAATTAAACAATTTCTGAGCGATGTAAACTGGGGTAAACTTGATTATCTTATAATAGATTCTCCTCCAGGAACGGGAGACGAACCCTTAAGTGTTTGCCAGCTTA carries:
- a CDS encoding DUF5320 domain-containing protein gives rise to the protein MPGGDGTGPGGMGPMTGRAAGYCAGYSVPGYMNPIAGRGRFGYDLGLGGGRGFGRGRGLGRGFGLRGAAYGGGYPYAQEITPQQETDMLKEQSKAIGEELEAINKRISELKSAAKESK
- a CDS encoding Mrp/NBP35 family ATP-binding protein, producing the protein MREKTTQEIQQEKRLKDNMNRIKHKLIVISGKGGVGKTTVAVNLAYGLAMSGHKVGILDVDIHGPNIAKMLGVEGSKLAGSQSGWIEPIEVLPNLKAVSIAFMIDSPDKPIIWRGPLKMITIKQFLSDVNWGKLDYLIIDSPPGTGDEPLSVCQLIPDIDGAIIVTTPQDVAILDSRKSVLFAQTLKMKVIGIIENMSGFICPHCKERTDLFKSGGGEKSAKELKVPFLGRIPIEPEIVASGDSGNPYIHFQKNTDTAKIIKTISRKIEEFVSGKAAERE
- a CDS encoding ARMT1-like domain-containing protein, whose translation is MKTYLDCIPCFFRQALDMTRITGVDETTQKKVLNEVSKLIPDFPLDASPPKMGREIYRIVKGITGKDDPFKKIKQKSNKLVLDIYLKLKEKIRSSDDKLLAAVELAIAGNVIDYGVKNSLDIDKEIEKILAKDFAGYRKGSKCNFDYQEFKDVLNNAGSVLYLGDNAGEIVFDKLLIEELIKISSDIKIVYAVRDKPVINDVLIEDAVSCGLDKIVDVISSGCDAPGTILDLCSKDFLELYKNAELVISKGQGNFETLADGNRAIFFLFKVKCPVIASHTGFNLGDIVLKKV